Proteins encoded together in one Ignavibacteriales bacterium window:
- a CDS encoding FG-GAP-like repeat-containing protein: MPILRSVKEFDRSLELLKRFLARQLVYAGEVEQAAFLFSDDPLLLTIPAETVLTPFELLELGLHAARELKHPALGPFTEFLRAWKERTRSAPSRTIFPAVEKPLVAAGQQSTGRLRGVSVELFGETKNGSDDLRADVAMLPEGEQDFVLPAFAAVRTLIADMHPNLVDHFYSGRIRFDDLTALHEGSSANLAIAAITYCEILRYSNQRTVFQLSSRAAFTGGINESGEVLPVEPATLVEKIKAAVFSPVDFLVIPRQQLAEAQRLTRDLEKSYPRRNLVLVVLGNLRDVFVDRRLSALLVVGPVRHLGKMVWRRKPFVLALGVVAVLLLVIARLWFGPVDRRPSYTETVGEELLVKNAFGAVLDAVHINRATADAAAQHQTYLSLSALVDVNGDGKPELIWAEANAERSAETSFVACKIVGTDTILWRHEVRNRFSFPKNRDAEAGGYGITDLVVDDVDGDRQPDVFFAAQNPMFCSIVVRLDARTGKEIDCYLNIGHIIDLLLMDLKNTGKPMLIGCGVNNAFGRGCMVVLDPSRMSGHSPLQGDYVVDGLPLGREVYYLLAPRSSLAEIYSETVHNNAQSIEKIRGGGILWTVRDFFVHKNRVEGFVRFHLDTTMHFRQAGSNNEWGVFRRKALSENLLPVVAEDEYLRQLGNNILYWDGGGWQKTAVMNRRYSEVVGNKE; encoded by the coding sequence TTGCCGATTCTCCGTTCTGTGAAAGAATTCGACAGGTCGCTTGAACTTCTGAAGCGTTTTCTCGCCCGTCAGCTCGTGTATGCGGGGGAAGTTGAGCAGGCTGCTTTCCTGTTCAGTGATGATCCGCTTCTGCTGACGATCCCCGCTGAAACCGTTCTGACTCCTTTTGAACTCCTCGAACTCGGCTTGCACGCTGCAAGAGAGCTGAAACATCCGGCGCTTGGTCCTTTTACGGAGTTTCTCCGCGCATGGAAAGAGCGAACCCGCTCGGCTCCAAGTCGCACCATTTTCCCGGCTGTGGAGAAACCCCTTGTGGCAGCAGGTCAGCAATCTACCGGACGCTTGCGCGGCGTATCAGTTGAACTCTTCGGCGAAACAAAAAATGGCAGTGATGATCTTCGGGCCGATGTCGCGATGCTCCCTGAGGGAGAACAGGACTTTGTCCTTCCTGCTTTTGCTGCGGTTCGAACCTTGATAGCGGACATGCACCCCAATCTTGTTGATCACTTCTACTCTGGGCGCATTCGTTTTGACGATCTGACAGCGCTGCATGAAGGGAGTTCTGCAAATCTTGCGATCGCAGCGATCACGTACTGTGAAATCCTCCGTTATTCGAATCAACGCACGGTTTTTCAACTCTCTTCTCGGGCGGCATTCACCGGCGGAATCAACGAAAGCGGTGAGGTTCTTCCGGTTGAACCTGCGACGCTCGTGGAGAAGATCAAAGCTGCGGTTTTTTCGCCTGTGGATTTCCTCGTTATTCCGCGCCAGCAGCTGGCAGAGGCTCAACGCCTTACACGTGATTTGGAAAAATCCTATCCGCGAAGAAATCTTGTGCTTGTCGTTTTAGGAAACCTCAGGGATGTGTTTGTTGACAGGCGGTTGAGCGCCCTTCTTGTTGTCGGGCCCGTCCGTCACCTGGGAAAGATGGTCTGGAGAAGAAAACCCTTCGTTCTGGCTCTGGGGGTTGTGGCTGTTTTGCTGCTCGTTATTGCCAGGCTTTGGTTTGGTCCGGTCGACAGGAGGCCCTCGTACACAGAAACTGTTGGTGAAGAACTCCTGGTCAAGAACGCGTTCGGCGCCGTGCTCGACGCCGTCCACATCAACCGGGCTACCGCCGACGCGGCGGCACAACACCAGACATATTTGAGCTTGAGCGCGCTTGTTGACGTAAACGGTGACGGGAAACCCGAATTGATTTGGGCCGAAGCCAATGCAGAAAGATCTGCGGAAACCTCCTTTGTTGCATGCAAGATTGTCGGAACGGATACAATCCTTTGGCGACATGAGGTAAGGAACCGATTTTCGTTTCCAAAGAATAGAGACGCCGAAGCGGGTGGATATGGAATCACCGATCTGGTTGTCGATGATGTCGATGGCGATCGTCAACCCGATGTCTTCTTCGCCGCACAAAACCCCATGTTTTGCTCCATCGTTGTCAGGCTTGATGCCAGAACCGGAAAGGAAATCGACTGCTACCTCAATATTGGTCATATCATCGATTTGCTACTGATGGACCTGAAGAATACTGGAAAGCCGATGCTGATCGGCTGCGGGGTCAATAATGCTTTCGGGCGGGGATGCATGGTTGTTCTCGATCCATCCAGAATGAGCGGACATTCTCCGTTACAGGGAGACTATGTGGTCGACGGTCTTCCTCTTGGAAGAGAGGTTTATTACTTGCTGGCACCCAGGTCATCCCTCGCTGAAATCTACAGTGAAACTGTTCACAACAACGCACAGAGCATAGAGAAGATACGTGGGGGTGGGATCTTGTGGACGGTGAGGGATTTTTTTGTACACAAGAACCGGGTTGAGGGCTTTGTGAGGTTTCACCTGGACACAACCATGCATTTTCGGCAAGCGGGTTCGAATAATGAGTGGGGTGTTTTCAGACGAAAGGCTCTCTCCGAAAACTTACTTCCTGTGGTGGCTGAAGACGAATACCTCCGGCAGCTCGGCAACAATATTCTCTATTGGGATGGAGGGGGCTGGCAGAAGACTGCGGTCATGAATCGACGCTACAGCGAGGTTGTCGGCAACAAAGAGTGA
- a CDS encoding TIGR03546 family protein yields MFFLQLIKNFIQILRSGQTPRQVAAGFALGSMVGLMPFFTLQGPLVWLVILLFDVNLSAAILSATLFTLVAYLFDPVFHALGYLVLTDVSGLHGLWTSLYNAPIAPLTRFNNTVVLGSLLCSFVLLLPIYFGMTRFVLAYRAHLHTRIEKWKIYQVISKSTLVRWYDRVKNLGS; encoded by the coding sequence ATGTTCTTTCTTCAGCTCATAAAGAACTTCATCCAAATTCTACGCTCGGGACAAACCCCGCGGCAGGTTGCTGCAGGCTTTGCTCTCGGCTCGATGGTCGGATTGATGCCTTTCTTCACGCTCCAGGGGCCGCTGGTGTGGCTGGTGATTCTCCTCTTCGACGTAAACCTCAGTGCGGCAATTCTCTCGGCTACGCTTTTCACGCTTGTTGCCTATCTTTTCGATCCCGTGTTCCACGCGCTTGGCTACCTTGTTCTCACAGATGTCTCTGGCTTGCATGGACTCTGGACAAGCTTGTACAACGCTCCCATCGCGCCCTTGACGCGGTTTAACAACACCGTTGTGTTGGGAAGCCTGTTGTGTAGTTTCGTTCTCCTTCTTCCGATTTATTTCGGTATGACACGATTTGTACTCGCGTACCGGGCACACCTCCATACCAGAATCGAAAAGTGGAAGATCTATCAGGTGATCAGCAAGAGCACCCTGGTGCGGTGGTACGACAGAGTTAAAAACCTCGGCTCATAG
- a CDS encoding TIGR03545 family protein: MRKKFIYFLFIPLVLLCLVVYLFIDGWVESGLESAGEGIAGARVEIDNLRVSLSPIAVQFSRLQVANRHDPWKNVFETGKVRFALNFGQLLRGKYIIETMEVNGVVLGTKRSTDGSLPKPPPTAGESSILSEAAASLVHEAQKAPVFDLGKIRKELKIDSLLNVQNLRSVQYIDTLKHRVQEAGQQWQATLNDIEKSKQRVSEIQANIAAININELKTVESITAAVGNANNAYKGLTDLNETFKTRRTSVTDQINRLYASASTVDELARADYEMVKRLARLPDLSTQGIAKLLLGREILQKVNMYMSYVDFARTNIPKYTPKPDYEPPARFKGKDIPFPADRAYPKWWIQKLAISGGEDKNQNPEFFNVKGEIRNITDNQRLTGLPLTIALAAAKARGSSFTIDASFDRRPEIPVDKYRVTASDLPGGDIAFGQADFLPSRITKAMINASADVTVPGDRFDTNVKMIFRKLSLVFDRPPQNDVERLTRDVLASIAGFNVGLRMRNTSGPLDIALSTDLDEQLAARTKKVIGDELARLQNDIRTRVNQVIAEKRAEFEKLFNQKKEEALSQLRSYESLVNQNLSLLDAKKKELDARVDQAKKKGLEDALKGLFKQ, encoded by the coding sequence ATGCGCAAGAAATTCATATACTTCTTATTCATTCCACTTGTTCTTCTCTGCCTGGTGGTGTATCTGTTTATAGACGGGTGGGTTGAGAGTGGTCTCGAATCCGCTGGTGAGGGGATCGCCGGCGCAAGGGTCGAGATCGACAATCTCAGGGTTTCCCTCTCGCCCATCGCTGTCCAGTTCTCACGCCTTCAGGTTGCGAACCGCCATGATCCCTGGAAGAATGTATTCGAAACCGGCAAGGTTCGCTTCGCACTGAATTTTGGGCAATTGCTGAGGGGAAAATACATCATAGAAACGATGGAGGTTAACGGCGTCGTGCTCGGAACCAAGCGCTCAACCGACGGATCCCTGCCGAAACCTCCGCCGACTGCCGGTGAGTCGTCTATCCTTTCAGAGGCGGCCGCCTCTCTGGTTCACGAAGCTCAAAAAGCACCGGTGTTCGACCTCGGCAAGATCCGGAAAGAACTGAAAATCGATAGTCTGCTGAACGTGCAGAATCTTCGATCCGTTCAATACATCGATACGCTGAAGCACCGGGTTCAGGAGGCCGGCCAGCAATGGCAAGCGACGTTGAACGATATTGAGAAGTCGAAGCAGCGGGTTTCTGAAATCCAGGCGAATATAGCGGCTATCAACATAAACGAACTCAAGACCGTGGAAAGTATCACGGCGGCTGTTGGCAACGCAAACAACGCCTACAAAGGGCTGACGGACCTCAATGAGACTTTCAAAACCCGCCGCACCTCCGTCACCGATCAGATCAACCGCCTGTATGCTTCCGCTAGCACTGTCGATGAGCTGGCCCGGGCAGACTATGAAATGGTGAAGCGGCTTGCGCGGCTTCCGGACCTCAGCACACAGGGGATCGCCAAACTCTTACTGGGAAGAGAGATTCTTCAGAAGGTGAACATGTACATGTCGTATGTGGACTTTGCGCGGACGAACATTCCAAAATATACGCCAAAGCCCGACTACGAGCCGCCGGCACGCTTCAAAGGAAAGGATATACCCTTTCCCGCTGACCGCGCCTATCCAAAGTGGTGGATACAGAAGCTTGCTATCTCCGGCGGCGAAGATAAGAACCAGAACCCCGAGTTTTTTAATGTGAAGGGTGAAATCCGGAATATTACCGATAACCAACGTCTTACCGGTCTTCCGCTCACGATTGCGCTTGCCGCCGCAAAAGCGCGGGGAAGCAGTTTTACCATCGACGCTTCTTTTGACCGCCGTCCTGAAATACCGGTCGACAAGTATCGCGTCACCGCATCCGATCTGCCGGGCGGGGACATTGCGTTCGGGCAGGCCGATTTCCTCCCGTCGCGCATTACCAAAGCAATGATCAACGCCAGCGCCGACGTTACTGTGCCGGGCGACAGGTTTGATACAAACGTGAAGATGATTTTCCGGAAGCTTTCGCTTGTATTCGACAGACCGCCTCAAAACGATGTTGAGCGACTCACCCGCGATGTTCTCGCCTCCATTGCCGGTTTCAACGTGGGGCTCCGAATGCGGAACACCAGCGGACCGCTCGATATTGCGCTCAGCACGGACCTTGACGAGCAGCTGGCGGCACGAACGAAGAAAGTTATTGGCGACGAACTTGCCCGGCTGCAGAACGACATCCGCACCAGGGTCAACCAGGTGATTGCAGAAAAACGGGCGGAATTCGAAAAGCTCTTTAACCAGAAAAAGGAGGAGGCGCTGTCGCAGCTGCGTTCCTATGAATCTCTGGTAAACCAGAACCTTTCGCTGCTTGACGCGAAGAAGAAGGAGCTCGACGCGCGCGTCGATCAGGCAAAGAAAAAGGGACTTGAGGATGCCCTCAAGGGACTCTTCAAACAATAG
- a CDS encoding DUF192 domain-containing protein translates to MSKKQKHAEAPRPPKRNTKSIAAVAGTVFLILALIGVLTYQPSNKPAPLTQPPTPSAQQEAYEFVKQGELRFQSAKQDFISAIDIELAQDDSRRQLGLMYRDKLAENQGMLFIFEGDEARAFWMKNTVLSLDMIFVNSKNEVVTIHKNTTPYSEQSYASSKPAQFVVEVNAGYTDKHKISVGDRIVWSRF, encoded by the coding sequence ATGAGCAAAAAACAGAAACATGCCGAAGCTCCACGACCACCGAAAAGAAACACGAAATCCATCGCTGCAGTTGCCGGCACCGTGTTCCTGATCCTTGCGCTGATCGGCGTACTGACGTATCAGCCGTCGAACAAGCCGGCTCCTCTCACTCAACCGCCAACCCCAAGCGCGCAGCAGGAGGCATACGAATTCGTGAAACAGGGTGAACTTCGTTTTCAGTCAGCAAAACAGGATTTTATCTCCGCGATCGACATTGAGCTTGCACAGGACGATTCAAGACGGCAATTAGGGCTGATGTATCGCGATAAGCTTGCAGAGAACCAGGGGATGTTGTTTATCTTCGAGGGGGATGAGGCGAGGGCTTTTTGGATGAAGAATACGGTTCTTTCGCTGGACATGATTTTCGTGAACAGCAAAAATGAAGTTGTTACAATCCACAAAAACACGACTCCGTATTCCGAACAATCTTACGCGTCGTCAAAACCGGCACAATTCGTCGTTGAGGTCAACGCTGGATACACAGACAAACACAAGATCTCCGTGGGCGACCGGATTGTGTGGAGTAGGTTTTGA
- a CDS encoding VOC family protein: MSKHRVSPSRVLYSLLILGLLFPQPRLYSQDKKPPNAPEPGLLFYLSGDHGFNADYSAAGTATPNFLENVKIIPDGAKGAGFECGHKQLMTYRAPGNIYAERGTLSFFWRSREPVGETEFPIFRVAYADHSSWDMVWLRIDYNGHGFDAFVTDVNLARIRISHAIQPFPQPKQWIHLALTWDETAGIRFYADGKLVAQKDSTTVLYAGLDQFGPHSRIISPYQVQSAYNFQRGGDIDEVRIYDRMLSDANITQLAKHASAGNIPDLKRNLKGARWQSEWRLRYGWNRAGDIPPYLDERSTHVRKIEIQNAYDLKRWWWKGTDGIRETSWPGVYNRSRLPGRNDYFQLPDWDCYSQSGNAITFSLPDETWNHVEISGGAWGTMTLTGGNQQGNSESVFTRPRGQEKTVHRLQNTVTGGELHFKNGEQETPIGELSVYHVEPGNEPRGERSLRYFLHGGSENAVNQVASVLGYINGRFAADERSTMIALPVKPGMQKPPLKNQQRLPLIHIIIPYDARAGSAAGAESDSSYDWATISGGLDGVAIDLPPLSLQPTQGTFIPMNIQVRDPLWPNRSMLDFSFSVKPGEARTLWLDTRDRILPKTKSLYLVIASDAPDFAQGALEGAQIRVVFKDWKDAYREHVQDRFTQVRDNYAFLVEERPDDPRLNIYNRFEGDVNDLLRVDSKHYPGQNYWYDLDHAHGKPLYVQPAVPEGIPAWAFRQIEDLRYFKRFVLWWIDNRQIGNGELGGGLSDDDDLTNCWPGAALMGCEPGKISGAVLRLLDAIYENGMLTHGLSTIQTDGLHAHEEGIEAQTQAMLVDYGSPKQVERIMETVRALDEKVILKNKAGHRHFRSSYFSGTRMADESVWEWSLQPQEFLLLQPVLTLADFNGNPRARQLAIDVADGLLAHARKDNKGKIVLDSEINFTSDSTRPSPLGTKAILSAGTGDGATISTSSAALQLLWWVYRTTGEVKYLQPLLDLGESVLGLISNDALNILNLKQTWGHQIADKTTPEKGTDLFRHLAWQTTGNKAFLEHYYADQAEASALREYINTEGSLWSDRVFAANRELQRSRLGGVALVRGAIHSGHAVSWKFRAPATDQSVAILVPEAIPSAIKAIAYTLDQKPVEASMTLWNIEPGTWEVLQGLDMNNDDVADTTISKQTMYLERTLTIPLKFEPRKATILTLRLQSRSTPYSQRPDLGISKEDVWLEGKTVHVKVHSLGSVASPRTTAVIMKEKKIIASVDVPAIQAPVDLEPRFAEVIIPVPTGGVPNGCSVQIDPENSLNEITVINNSVELESNGAVPKTAPVNDEVFALAKKPRPEHIAFNVSDPVAVAKWYCDNLGMKIVRRSPPPATTHFIADSAGTMTLELYRNEKAPIPDYATISHVSLHLAFAVDDVDEIRSRLLAARAAIAEDLVTTPSGDRILMLRDPWGLPIQFTVRVSPMLKPGGLRFEHLALNLADPWSAANWYVENLGMRVVRQGGAPSFTQFVADDGKNMMLEFSTSTSAPMLDLIKLNTVSIHVAFVVDDVRSLRTGLIEAGATLADEIRETNAGDQVLVLRDPWGLPIQFIKRGEPLLK; encoded by the coding sequence GTGTCCAAGCACCGTGTGTCACCGTCTCGCGTGTTGTATTCTCTGCTGATCCTCGGCCTGCTGTTTCCACAGCCCCGGCTGTATTCTCAGGATAAGAAGCCTCCGAACGCCCCCGAGCCTGGCCTTCTTTTTTATCTCTCAGGTGATCACGGCTTCAACGCCGACTATTCAGCAGCCGGGACAGCCACGCCAAACTTCCTTGAGAATGTAAAAATCATCCCCGACGGTGCCAAAGGCGCAGGTTTCGAGTGCGGACACAAGCAGCTCATGACTTACCGGGCGCCAGGTAACATCTACGCGGAACGAGGTACGTTGAGCTTTTTCTGGAGATCACGCGAGCCGGTCGGTGAAACCGAATTCCCGATCTTTCGGGTTGCCTATGCCGACCACTCAAGCTGGGACATGGTATGGCTCCGCATCGATTACAACGGCCATGGTTTTGACGCGTTCGTTACCGATGTCAACCTCGCACGCATAAGAATATCGCACGCCATTCAGCCGTTTCCACAACCCAAACAGTGGATACACCTTGCCCTCACCTGGGATGAGACCGCCGGGATTCGATTCTATGCTGATGGAAAACTTGTTGCGCAGAAGGACAGCACCACCGTTCTGTATGCCGGACTTGATCAATTTGGACCGCACTCCCGCATCATCAGCCCGTACCAGGTTCAAAGCGCATACAATTTTCAGCGCGGGGGAGACATCGATGAGGTACGTATTTATGATCGCATGCTTTCCGATGCGAATATTACACAGCTTGCCAAACATGCTTCGGCGGGAAACATCCCCGACCTGAAACGAAACCTCAAAGGCGCCCGCTGGCAATCAGAATGGCGATTGCGGTACGGTTGGAACCGAGCGGGAGACATCCCGCCATATCTCGATGAACGCTCCACACACGTGCGAAAAATAGAAATTCAGAACGCCTACGATCTCAAACGCTGGTGGTGGAAAGGAACAGACGGGATCCGTGAAACGTCGTGGCCGGGAGTCTATAACCGCTCTCGCCTGCCGGGCCGCAACGATTACTTCCAGTTGCCGGATTGGGATTGCTATTCGCAGTCGGGCAACGCTATCACTTTTTCGCTGCCGGACGAAACATGGAATCATGTGGAAATCTCGGGCGGAGCGTGGGGAACCATGACGCTCACCGGCGGCAACCAACAAGGAAACAGCGAGAGTGTTTTCACAAGACCCCGGGGACAGGAAAAGACCGTTCATAGACTGCAGAATACGGTGACCGGAGGAGAACTGCACTTCAAAAACGGCGAACAGGAAACACCGATCGGAGAATTGTCTGTCTATCACGTTGAACCGGGAAATGAGCCGCGAGGGGAGCGGTCACTGCGCTATTTTCTTCACGGCGGATCAGAAAACGCGGTCAACCAGGTGGCGTCAGTTTTGGGCTATATCAACGGGCGATTCGCGGCGGATGAGCGGTCAACAATGATCGCCTTGCCGGTGAAGCCGGGCATGCAAAAACCGCCGCTGAAAAATCAACAGCGCCTTCCGCTTATTCACATCATCATTCCATACGATGCTCGTGCCGGAAGTGCTGCAGGCGCCGAATCCGATTCGTCGTATGATTGGGCGACAATCAGCGGTGGTCTCGACGGCGTTGCGATCGATTTGCCGCCGTTGAGTCTACAACCGACACAGGGAACATTCATCCCGATGAACATACAAGTCAGAGACCCGCTCTGGCCGAACCGCAGCATGCTCGATTTCTCGTTCTCTGTGAAACCGGGCGAGGCGCGCACGCTGTGGCTTGATACGCGGGATCGGATTCTTCCGAAAACGAAAAGCCTCTATCTCGTCATCGCATCCGATGCGCCGGATTTTGCGCAGGGCGCACTCGAAGGAGCTCAAATCCGAGTGGTGTTCAAAGACTGGAAGGATGCGTACCGGGAGCACGTTCAAGACCGGTTCACGCAGGTGCGGGATAATTATGCGTTTCTCGTCGAAGAAAGGCCGGATGATCCGCGGTTGAATATTTATAACCGGTTTGAAGGTGATGTCAACGACCTCCTGAGGGTGGATTCAAAGCACTACCCCGGACAAAATTATTGGTACGATCTTGACCACGCTCACGGCAAGCCGCTCTACGTCCAGCCCGCAGTGCCAGAGGGAATTCCCGCCTGGGCTTTTCGGCAGATAGAGGATCTTCGGTATTTCAAACGCTTTGTATTGTGGTGGATCGACAACCGCCAGATTGGAAACGGAGAGCTTGGCGGCGGACTTTCCGATGATGACGATCTCACCAACTGCTGGCCAGGCGCCGCCCTCATGGGCTGCGAGCCGGGAAAAATCAGCGGTGCGGTGCTTCGGTTGTTGGATGCGATCTACGAGAACGGAATGTTAACACATGGTCTCTCAACAATTCAAACCGATGGTCTGCATGCACACGAAGAGGGAATCGAGGCGCAGACCCAGGCGATGCTTGTGGATTACGGAAGCCCGAAGCAGGTGGAACGAATCATGGAAACCGTCCGTGCTCTTGACGAAAAGGTGATTCTCAAGAATAAGGCGGGACACCGGCATTTTCGTTCGAGCTATTTCAGTGGAACCAGGATGGCGGACGAAAGCGTCTGGGAGTGGTCGCTCCAACCGCAGGAGTTCCTGCTGCTTCAACCCGTTCTGACTCTTGCCGACTTCAACGGCAATCCCCGCGCCCGCCAGCTGGCGATCGATGTCGCAGATGGATTGTTAGCGCACGCAAGGAAGGACAACAAAGGCAAGATTGTTCTGGATTCAGAAATCAACTTCACAAGCGATTCGACGAGGCCGTCTCCTCTGGGAACAAAGGCAATACTTTCAGCAGGCACGGGAGACGGAGCGACGATAAGCACATCGTCGGCAGCACTCCAACTGCTCTGGTGGGTCTATCGGACGACCGGAGAAGTGAAATATCTACAGCCCCTTCTGGATCTCGGCGAGAGTGTTCTCGGATTGATAAGCAACGACGCACTCAACATACTCAACCTCAAACAAACGTGGGGACATCAAATCGCAGACAAGACTACCCCGGAGAAGGGAACCGACCTGTTTCGGCATCTTGCCTGGCAGACCACGGGAAACAAAGCATTTCTGGAGCATTATTATGCCGACCAGGCCGAGGCCTCGGCGCTGAGGGAGTATATCAACACCGAAGGATCACTCTGGAGCGATCGTGTGTTTGCAGCCAACCGCGAGTTGCAGCGCTCAAGGCTTGGAGGTGTCGCGCTCGTGCGGGGGGCCATCCACTCTGGACACGCGGTAAGCTGGAAATTCAGGGCGCCGGCGACCGATCAGAGCGTAGCCATCCTCGTCCCAGAAGCAATCCCATCGGCAATCAAGGCCATCGCATACACGCTCGATCAGAAACCGGTTGAAGCGTCCATGACGCTTTGGAACATCGAGCCCGGAACATGGGAGGTGCTGCAGGGGCTTGATATGAACAACGACGACGTCGCTGACACAACCATCTCGAAACAGACGATGTACCTTGAACGGACGTTAACAATCCCGCTGAAGTTTGAACCGCGCAAGGCAACAATTCTGACTCTTCGTCTGCAATCCCGATCAACCCCATATTCTCAACGGCCGGATCTCGGGATCAGCAAGGAAGATGTTTGGCTTGAAGGGAAGACCGTGCATGTGAAGGTTCACAGTCTTGGTTCGGTTGCCAGCCCGCGGACGACAGCGGTGATCATGAAAGAGAAGAAGATAATCGCCTCGGTCGACGTGCCAGCCATCCAGGCCCCGGTTGATCTTGAGCCAAGGTTCGCTGAAGTAATCATTCCGGTGCCAACAGGAGGCGTTCCGAACGGATGCAGCGTGCAGATCGATCCAGAGAACAGCCTGAACGAAATCACCGTAATCAACAATAGCGTTGAGCTGGAGAGTAACGGTGCGGTGCCGAAAACAGCCCCTGTCAATGACGAGGTTTTCGCGTTGGCCAAAAAGCCGCGTCCCGAGCACATAGCCTTCAACGTCTCAGACCCGGTTGCAGTGGCGAAGTGGTACTGTGATAATCTGGGGATGAAGATTGTGCGCAGGAGTCCGCCCCCTGCCACAACGCACTTCATTGCTGATTCCGCTGGAACCATGACGCTTGAGCTCTATAGAAACGAGAAGGCGCCAATTCCGGATTACGCAACAATCAGCCATGTGTCCCTGCATCTCGCATTTGCAGTCGACGATGTCGACGAAATAAGAAGCCGGCTGCTCGCCGCGCGTGCGGCGATTGCCGAGGACCTCGTGACGACACCCTCCGGTGACCGGATCCTCATGCTGCGAGACCCCTGGGGGCTTCCGATTCAGTTCACAGTGAGGGTTTCTCCAATGCTGAAGCCCGGGGGCCTTCGCTTTGAGCACCTGGCGCTCAACCTTGCGGACCCGTGGTCGGCAGCGAACTGGTATGTGGAAAACCTTGGCATGCGCGTAGTCCGGCAGGGGGGTGCGCCTTCATTCACGCAGTTCGTTGCCGATGACGGAAAAAACATGATGCTCGAGTTTTCAACGAGTACATCCGCGCCAATGCTGGATCTGATAAAACTTAATACTGTGTCAATACATGTCGCGTTTGTCGTAGACGATGTTCGGTCCCTGCGGACGGGTTTGATTGAGGCGGGAGCGACGTTGGCGGACGAAATCCGTGAAACAAACGCGGGGGATCAGGTTCTTGTTCTGCGCGATCCATGGGGCTTGCCGATTCAGTTCATCAAACGCGGAGAACCGCTCTTGAAGTAG
- a CDS encoding DNA-binding protein: MRALLYALTALVMTGSLVAQETRTEVTKATTPSEDKKANNDSIPDVYALNGQFERIVVLRFKYQTDLLAGMEKMVKEQKIRNAVVISGAGSLTGYHFHMVSNRTFPSKNLLVKNPSAPADLVSMNGYIIDGRIHAHMTLTNAENAFGGHLEPGTTVFTFAIVTLGVFKDGIDLSRIDDKTYR; this comes from the coding sequence ATGCGAGCACTCCTATATGCGTTGACCGCCCTGGTGATGACGGGGTCGCTGGTTGCGCAAGAGACCCGTACCGAGGTCACGAAAGCCACCACGCCATCAGAGGACAAGAAGGCCAACAACGACTCCATCCCGGACGTCTACGCGCTCAACGGCCAGTTCGAGCGCATTGTCGTGCTTCGGTTCAAATATCAGACAGACTTGCTGGCGGGCATGGAAAAGATGGTCAAAGAACAGAAAATCAGAAATGCCGTTGTTATTTCCGGCGCCGGCTCACTCACGGGATACCACTTTCACATGGTGAGCAACCGGACGTTTCCGTCAAAGAACCTTCTCGTCAAGAACCCCTCCGCCCCGGCCGACCTTGTGAGCATGAACGGTTACATCATCGATGGTCGTATTCATGCACACATGACTTTGACCAACGCGGAAAATGCTTTCGGCGGTCACCTCGAACCCGGAACGACAGTGTTCACGTTCGCGATTGTGACCCTTGGAGTCTTTAAGGACGGCATTGACCTCAGTCGTATTGATGATAAGACATACCGATGA
- a CDS encoding LamG domain-containing protein produces MKTITALGIIITVLLLCGEPLFSAQTGPLRKDTVVAEQQHVVDWRLAELYSSETKDVTKEGAPHIVGCPYGKALCFDGTKDGILLNANPLERLTQFTIEVLFQPDPRAPHEQRFLHMGEANGDRLLLETRVTDDDRWYLDAFIKSGDSSRALVDKEKLHQAGRWYHVALVVDGGTMDTYVNGEHELNGVVAFSPFKKGGASIGVRMNKVSWFKGSIYNIRITPKCLVPTEFMKR; encoded by the coding sequence ATGAAGACGATTACGGCGCTGGGAATAATCATAACAGTATTACTATTGTGCGGGGAGCCGCTCTTCTCTGCGCAAACAGGCCCATTGCGAAAGGACACGGTCGTGGCAGAACAACAGCATGTGGTCGACTGGAGACTCGCAGAGCTTTACAGCTCAGAAACGAAAGACGTCACAAAAGAGGGGGCGCCGCACATCGTCGGCTGCCCGTATGGAAAGGCGCTGTGCTTTGACGGTACAAAGGACGGAATACTGCTGAACGCAAACCCACTTGAGAGGTTGACACAATTCACGATAGAAGTTTTGTTCCAACCAGACCCCAGGGCGCCGCACGAACAGAGGTTTCTCCATATGGGGGAAGCCAACGGCGACAGGCTGCTCCTCGAAACCCGCGTGACGGACGATGATCGATGGTATCTTGATGCCTTTATCAAATCAGGGGATTCTTCCCGGGCGTTGGTAGACAAGGAAAAACTTCATCAGGCGGGGAGGTGGTATCATGTCGCCCTGGTTGTCGATGGCGGGACGATGGATACCTACGTGAACGGTGAGCATGAGCTGAACGGCGTGGTTGCCTTCTCCCCCTTCAAGAAGGGCGGTGCTTCGATCGGGGTCCGCATGAACAAAGTGTCATGGTTCAAAGGGAGCATCTACAATATTCGGATTACGCCGAAATGTCTTGTGCCGACGGAATTCATGAAACGGTAG